One region of Rhizoctonia solani chromosome 9, complete sequence genomic DNA includes:
- a CDS encoding coatomer subunit beta, whose product MVLVGYLPIPNLDCEPNPKVAQQMQDKLFNDCLQDLLQPLTKAERTGMDVVCADGGVRRMYPTLSATIADFPEQCKNACTRGLGCPVCIVEPHVRGDLNPNIPLCKKIPTLNAIIKHCKEGSPNFEDWGLHNMWPWWNQHTHINIATMHMPDLLHQCHKGVFKDHLAKYMVPKLIGDKEIDKQYVLMPWHFGIRHFKCGISKLSRSTGQEAKEMMKVFLPATAGAGPKAIQATHALLKFMYLAHLSTLTNAEICKMDRQLAVFHNEKSAFKSSLKTPKGFHNIPKFHSLQHYTHSIRLLGAPNGYNTEAPERLHINLTKAGYKASNKNDDTKTEQMKEYIQRMDALALHRAYLDFKSRPEGEDNGDNWRDSWKEFELFDKETGLFYHMDGTGMDEFATKDYPQEVALDSDSDSDSDASLDDDNLEAGCMVERVVDLEQGLQVHMDGAPSQGLANEVMAYWQGTKTHYPNPKIVTAKRGGQPVTVEYLLVSHSARNLVIDISMYLKQLRPNLPTLTLQPGTKLRIWKVAQLFHLPLPFKPLEPPHVEHIRARPAKVDLIDWVQRAGQFDTVLILAYPNKIGIHCE is encoded by the coding sequence ATGGTCTTGGTTGGTTATCTCCCAATTCCCAATCTGGATTGCGAGCCAAACCCTAAGGTGGCGCAACAAATGCAAGACAAGCTATTCAATGACTGTCTTCAAGATCTCTTGCAACCACTCACCAAAGCTGAACGAACCGGGATGGATGTTGTCTGTGCCGATGGCGGTGTTCGCCGCATGTACCCAACCCTCTCTGCCACTATTGCCGATTTCCCAGAGCAGTGCAAGAATGCATGTACCCGCGGCTTGGGCTGTCCTGTGTGCATTGTTGAACCGCACGTACGTGGTGATCTCAACCCAAACATACCCCTTTGCAAAAAAATCCCCACCTTGAATGCAATTATCAAACATTGCAAGGAAGGGTCTCCGAACTTTGAAGATTGGGGGCTACACAACATGTGGCCATGGTGGAATCAACATACCCATATCAATATTGCTACAATGCATATGCCGGACTTACTTCATCAATGCCACAAAGGTGTATTTAAAGACCACTTAGCAAAGTACATGGTCCCCAAGCTTATCGGCGACAAGGAAATTGATAAACAATATGTCTTAATGCCTTGGCACTTTGGGATCCGACATTTTAAGTGCGGTATCAGCAAACTCTCACGATCTACTGGCCAAGAAGCAAAGGAAATGATGAAAGTCTTTTTACCGGCTACGGCTGGTGCGGGCCCAAAGGCTATTCAAGCGACTCACGCACTCCTCAAGTTCATGTACCTTGCGCACTTGTCTACTCTGACCAATGCCGAGATATGCAAAATGGATAGACAGCTGGCTGTTTTTCATAATGAAAAGTCGGCTTTCAAATCATCGCTGAAAACGCCAAAGGGGTTCCATAATATACCTAAGTTTCATTCACTCCAGCATTACACGCATTCAATCCGCTTGCTTGGTGCCCCCAACGGGTACAATACAGAGGCCCCCGAGAGACTGCACATCAACTTAACCAAGGCCGGCTACAAGGCTTCCAACAAAAATGACGATACCAAAACAGAGCAAATGAAGGAATATATTCAGCGTATGGACGCGTTGGCACTGCATCGGGCGTACCTGGACTTCAAATCCAGACCGGAGGGCGAAGACAATGGGGACAATTGGAGAGATAGCTGGAAGGAGTTTGAACTTTTTGACAAAGAAACCGGCTTATTTTACCATATGGACGGAACCGGCATGGATGAGTTTGCAACTAAAGATTACCCTCAAGAGGTTGCTTTGGACTCTGACTCTGACTCCGACTCAGATGCAAGCTTAGATGATGACAATCTTGAGGCGGGGTGTATGGTTGAACGGGTGGTAGATCTTGAACAGGGCTTGCAAGTTCATATGGATGGTGCGCCCAGTCAAGGTTTGGCTAATGAGGTTATGGCCTATTGGCAGGGAACCAAAACCCATTACCCAAACCCCAAAATTGTGACTGCCAAACGTGGTGGTCAGCCTGTCACTGTGGAATACCTACTTGTTTCTCACTCGGCAAGAAACCTTGTCATTGACATCTCTATGTATCTCAAGCAACTTCGTCCCAATCTCCCCACACTGACACTCCAACCCGGTACCAAGCTGCGTATTTGGAAGGTTGCTCAACTATTTCACCTACCCCTCCCCTTCAAACCGCTTGAACCACCTCATGTTGAACACATCCGTGCACGACCAGCCAAGGTTGACCTTATTGATTGGGTTCAACGCGCTGGTCAGTTTGATACCGTGCTTATACTTGCCTACCCTAACAAGA
- a CDS encoding coatomer subunit beta, protein MEMEYDVIPVQDATTIDSNLQGGLDNQDNLPPPNWLPGPEGSNYNILEPGLKDDAPPPDLRYDKDLRVWVEYYPVETVGASFRRATREEMAKWVWGEPGDIGKLADPNNFEMAEFALEAGLSVKDQERFLRLRKMKGQAPWSSNHLMMKDVDKLPRCTKWEPKYYELKGPKGVEKVIFWCRNTADVFWDLFGILALKDEYHFRPERHYMKRDKTNRQYGEAWSAEQWWNIQLKIKDRFATVGQYVIATDQTPLTGFCGSKKAHPVYFTIANLPKHI, encoded by the exons ATGGAAATGGAATACGATGTTATCCCGGTTCAAGACGCAACTACAATTGACAGTAATTTACAAGGGGGGCTGGACAACCAAGATAACTTGCCGCCACCAAATTGGTTACCTGGACCCGAAGGTTCCAACTATAATATTTTGGAGCCCGGTCTCAAAGACGATGCACCGCCACCAGATCTCCGATACGACAAAGACCTACGCGTTTGGGTTGAATATTACCCTGTTGAGACAGTAGGAGCTTCATTTAGAAGAGCCACAAGGGAGGAAATGGCGAAATGGGTCTGGGGAGAACCTGGTGATATCGGCAAACTGGCCGATCCCAATAACTTCGAGATGGCTGAATTTGCCCTCGAAGCCGGGCTAAGTGTCAAAGACCAAGAGCGTTTTTTACGCCTAAGGAAG ATGAAAGGTCAAGCCCCATGGTCATCAAATCATCTGATGATGAAGGACGTTGACAAGCTCCCGCGTTGCACAAAGTGGGAGCCAAAATACTACGAGCTGAAAGGGCCAAAGGGAGTGGAAAAGGTGATCTTTTGGTGCCGAAATACGGCCGACGTCTTTTGGGACCTCTTTGGGATCCTGGCTCTAAAAGACGAGTACCACTTCCGGCCAGAACGACACTACATGAAGCGTGATAAGACAAACCGGCAATACGGAGAGGCATGGTCGGCAGAACAATGGTGGAATATCCAG CTAAAGATCAAGGATCGTTTTGCAACCGTTGGGCAATATGTGATTGCGACCGACCAGACCCCGTTGACTGGTTTTTGTGGTAGCAAGAAGGCCCATCCAGTCTATTTTACCATCGCCAACCTACCAAAACATATTTGA
- a CDS encoding Retrotransposable element Tf2 protein: MEAQWKEVELALWQSKQQMMAGEDGSPTEFEIGEEAWLDAKNVNLKTLSPKLMEQCLGPFKVIEKISDQAYQLELPQTMQIHNVFYVGLLSKVKRDKKRTFKNCPPPVTVDGEEEYKVEGITNAKERNGKWFFQVKWKGYRSKENTWEP; this comes from the coding sequence atggaggcacagtGGAAAGAAGTGGAGTTGGCGCTCTGGCAATCTAAACAACAAATGATGGCCGGGGAAGATGGAAGCCCAACagaatttgagattggagaagaagcttggttggacgccaagaatgtcaacctcaaaaccctgagcCCCAAACTAATGGAACAATGCCTAgggccattcaaggttattgAAAAAATCTCTGACCAGGCCTACCAACTAGAACTTCCCCAGACCAtgcaaatccacaatgtcttctatgtgggactcctatctaaggtcaaaagggacaaaaagcgcaccTTCAAAAATTGCcctccaccagtcaccgtggatggagaagaagaatacaaggtggaaggtATTACCAatgccaaagaaaggaatgggaaatggttcttccaagtcaagtggaaggggtacagatccaaagaaaacacgtgggaaccctga
- a CDS encoding Retrotransposable element Tf2 protein translates to MLDGSSPQAGKIWKKANLTFSFDGKRMTKTFLICNTGSHAAILGLKWLDAHNPEIDWNQHTLSFPHAPPEQVAIAEEEEADQNPLEGVPSKYHQYAKVFGEEEFNKLPPHWHYNIGIELTEEGPLNSPLYSMTDAKSATLKDWLRDELKAGKIRPSKSSISSPVMFVPKKDGSRQLVVDYCRLNNWTKKNVYPLPHPDDLMAQLRSAKEGDEWKTAFRTKYGLYKSLVMTFGLTNAPATFQHFMNELFKDLLDVCIIIYLDDILIYSKDDASHTQHVHEVLKQLMHNQLFCKASKCTFHVTSVEYLGIIVLDKGFSLDKLKIQAVQEWPVPTKVKEVQLFLGFANFLCCFVANFSHMARPLHNLVKKDTPWKWDIKEQEAFQGLKDAITNALVLCHADPSKPYFLETDASGAALGSILSQQQEDGRLHPLGFLSESFKGAKQNYNTHNKELLAIICSFEYWRIFLEGTRHPITVFTNHRNLEYWKEYHTFNQRHAQWHLLLAGYNFQIVYRPGKQLGKPDALSRQLDHADIPPEPQSMLPDLVFANVALVTPEKELQRQIESSLDQDKSLEEILQFLQNKSKAPPSIKCAFKDYKMEAGLLFYQGRIVVPDIGTLRTDLLRIFHNSPLAGHPGRQRTLELISRNYYWPGIHANTYWHVDSCEICQQIRKPKYASIPPQPLELPARPWQHVSYNMIVDLPKDGSSNSILVIVDSFTKYRIFVKCSKKLKAPKLAELFLENVWKRHGMPEKTISNRGRVFNNKFLWALYKRLGIDPHFSSAYHPQSNGQTERINPSIEHFLRAYSGVNQRDWTKWLPMAEFVYNNAIHSSTGKTPFKALYG, encoded by the exons atgcttgatgggtcaagcccccaggctggcaaaatttggaagaaggctaatctaaccttctcctttgatggcaaacgtatGACCAAGACTTTCCTAATttgcaacacagggtctcacgccgccatcttgggattgaaatggttggatgcccacaatccagagattgattggaaccaacataccctctcctttccccatgcgCCACCAGAACAGGTAGCCAttgctgaggaggaggaagctgatcaaaatccccttgaaggagttccctccaaataccatcaatacgccaaggtatttggagaggaagaattcaataagcttcctccccactggcattacaacattgggattgaattaacagaagaaggccccttgaactctccactatacagcatgactgacgccaaatctgctacactcaaggattggctcagggatgagctcaaggcaggcaagatccgtcccagcaaGTCTTCTATTAGCTCACCGGTAATGTTtgtgcccaaaaaggatggttcccgccaaTTAGTTGTTGACTACTGCCGCTTGAATAACtggaccaagaaaaacgtctacccatTACCCCacccagatgacctcatggcccagctccgcagtgccaag gaaggggatgaatggaagaccgccttccgcaccaagtatggtctatacaaatccctggtcatgacctttggcctgacaaatgcCCCCGCCActttccagcacttcatgaatgaactgttcaaggacttattggatgtatgcatcatcatttaccttgatgacatcctaatttactctaaggatgacgcatctcacacacaacacgttcatgaggtcctgaAACAGTTAATGCataaccaattgttctgcaaggcgtcaaaatgtaccttccacgtcacctcagTGGAGTACCTAGGGATCATTGTCttggataagggttttagtctggataagctcaaaatccaggcagtacaagaatggccggtaCCCACCAAAGTaaaagaagtccaattgttcctagggtttgccaacttcctttgttgttttgttgccaactttagccacatggctaggccattacacaacctagtcaagaaagacacgccttggaaatgggacatcaaggaacaagaagccttccagggattaaaggacgccatcaccaacgccctaGTCCTTTGCCACGCTGACCCGTCCAAACCTtatttcctggaaacagatgcctcTGGCGCAGCTCTAGGTTCCATACTTagtcaacaacaggaagacggccgctTGCATCCACTAGGGTTCCTATCAGAGTctttcaaaggtgccaaacagaactacaacacccacaataaggaacttcTTGCAATCATCtgttcctttgagtactggcgcatcttcctagAAGGAACTAGGCACCCAATCACAGTGTTTACCAaccaccgcaacctggagtactggaaggaatacCACACATTCAACCAacgccatgcacaatggcacttactccttgccgggtacaacttccaaattgtatacAGACCAGGAAAACAATTGGGGAAGCCAGATGCCTTGTCACGTCAATTGGATCATGCAGATATTCCGCCAGAACCCCAGTCCATGTTGCCAGACCTggtatttgccaatgttgccTTAGTTACACCAGAGAAGgagctacaacgccagattgagtcatccctggaccaagacaagtccctggaggaaatcctccaattcctacagaacaagtccaaagcacccccctccatcaaatGCGCATTTAAAGATTACAAGATGGAGGCAGGactactcttctaccaaggacggattGTAGTCCCTGACATTGGAACACTAAGGACGGACCTACTCcgcatcttccacaacagccccttggcaggacacccgggAAGACAGCGCACTCTAGAGTTGATAtcaaggaattactactggcctggcatccatGCCAAcacgtattggcatgtggactcctgtgaGATATGTCAACAGATCAGGAAGCCTAAGTACGCGtctatcccacctcagcctcTTGAACTCCCCGCTAGACCCTGGCAGCATGtgtcttacaacatgatagtagacctccCTAAGGATGGAAGCAGCAACTCAATCCTAGTAATTGTTGATAGTTTCACAAAGTACAGGATATTTGTaaaatgttccaagaaactcaaggcacccaagTTAGCAGAGCTATTCCTGGAAAACGTATGGAAGCGCCATGGCATGCCAGAGAAGACCATATCCAAcagaggaagggtcttcaacaacaagttcttaTGGGCCCTATACAAACGTCTTGGTATTgaccctcacttctcctcCGCCTACCATCCCCAGAGCAATGGGCAAACAGAACGCATCAACCCctccattgaacacttcctcagggcttatTCAGGGGTtaaccaaagggactggaccaaatggcttccaatggcagagtttgtgtacaacaatgccataCATAGCAGCACAGGCAAAAcccctttcaaggccttgtacGGATAg
- a CDS encoding Retrotransposon gag protein, whose amino-acid sequence MKDSAGAWAHPHLDQLGSHQAIIQMVKGFKMEFLAAFGNPDATRAAEQKITTLTRSGTCADYITKFRTLAMELDWNNAALQGQFACSLHWEVSCQIATRKHCPRTLLELQNAALVIDNALQEEHASHPPKDNKSSRPSNPARGTSTGQSSTGSKKLSNNPNFVLEEERNRCCAAGACIKCGKMGHKFAECHMGWKATPIKEKGKAKESAKIGKDSKYQLGKE is encoded by the coding sequence atgaaggactccgCTGGGGCTTGggcccatccacaccttgaccagcttggatcacaccaAGCCATCATCCAGATGGTCAAAGGATTCAAGATGgagttcctggcagcatttggcaaccctgacgccacaagagCCGCTGAGCAAAAGATCACCACCCTTACCCGGTCTGGCACCTGCGCAgactacatcacaaagttcaggaccctggcaatggaactggactggaacaacgcggcCCTtcaaggccagtttgcctgcagcctccactgggaggtcagctgCCAGATTGCCACCCGCAAGCACTGCCCCCGTACCctcctggagctgcagaatgcagcacttgtcattgacaacgccctccaagAGGAGCATGCTAGCCATCCGCCAAaggataataagtctagcagaccatccaaccctgcaagggggacaagtactggCCAGTCAAGCACTGGTTCcaagaaactctccaacaaccccaactttgtgttggaagaggaaagAAACCGCTGCTGTGCTGCAGGCGCTTGTATCAAGTGCGGAAAAATGGGCCataagtttgcagaatgccACAtgggctggaaagccacccctatcaaggaaaaggggaaggctaaggaatccgccaaaattggcaaagactccaagtaccaattgggaaaagagtaa
- a CDS encoding Retrovirus-related Pol polyprotein from transposon codes for MASPLPLPKDILAKVSRHKYQTLLDRKDAYKQIWVVPKDVHKTLFHTPMGTMVSHVMQQGDCNAGATYQALMNHIFAPYIGVFMFVYLDNIVIFLDMLEEHVKRIHTILGVLKRKQLFLSPSKMQFLAEELRILGHIVDKKGIRMDLHKVNLVSKWKTPESKEQLASFLGAVGYLAPNCPGICIPMALLAKRASSDTPFRWGGTKERAFCDTIRLVEEFCNRHCVALRYSKIEPPIYLITDASLTGASGLVSQGKEWQMAQVAAFWSAKFTMAQQNYSVTDREALAVVCSLDKFGPLLHRVKFTILSNHKALEYLQTQKDLNLQQVQMAEKLGQFNCTIKYIKGSKNVLADALLRMYSEDKKGTERAESEFVPDYKEEDGIRDACAHNPSVTQPVVTGMAAKVASKSQTTLAGVRQNLERKRVAPVCYNPEIPGRAGQRTMAPCNQGNECVKENWNPNIRDEFVGEQIAEEDPRETKPNKR; via the coding sequence ATGGCATCACCATTGCCGTTACCCAAAGATATCCTTGCCAAAGTCAGTAGGCATAAGTATCAAACGTTACTGGACAGGAAGGACGCTTACAAGCAGATTTGGGTGGTACCCAAAGACGTGCATAAGACATTGTTCCACACGCCTATGGGGACTATGGTTAGTCACGTAATGCAGCAAGGGGACTGTAACGCAGGCGCAACATACCAAGCGCTGATGAACCATATCTTTGCACCATATATAGGGGTGTTCATGTTTGTATACCTTGACAACATAGTAATATTCTTGGATATGTTAGAAGAACATGTGAAACGTATACATACCATATTGGGAGTACTCAAACGCAAACAGCTATTCCTGAGCCCAAGTAAGATGCAATTCCTTGCAGAAGAATTGCGTATACTGGGGCATATAGTTGACAAGAAGGGGATCAGAATGGACCTGCATAAAGTCAACTTGGTGTCCAAGTGGAAGACGCCTGAATCAAAAGAACAATTAGCTAGCTTCCTAGGTGCGGTTGGATACCTAGCACCAAACTGCCCAGGCATTTGCATACCAATGGCACTGTTGGCTAAGAGAGCAAGCAGTGACACGCCTTTCAGATGGGGGGGTACCAAGGAACGCGCCTTTTGTGATACAATTAGGTTGGTGGAAGAGTTCTGCAATAGACATTGCGTGGCATTGAGATACAGCAAGATTGAGCCCCCAATATATCTAATTACAGATGCTAGCTTGACAGGGGCAAGCGGACTAGTAAGCCAAGGCAAAGAGTGGCAAATGGCGCAAGTAGCTGCGTTCTGGTCCGCCAAGTTCACCATGGCTCAACAGAACTACTCAGTCACAGACCGGGAAGCGTTAGCTGTGGTGTGCTCACTAGATAAATTTGGACCGTTACTACACAGGGTCAAGTTTACAATACTCAGCAACCACAAGGCGCTTGAGTACCTACAGACTCAGAAGGATCTCAACCTGCAACAGGTACAAATGGCGGAGAAACTGGGTCAATTTAACTGTACAATTAAATACATCAAAGGATCAAAAAACGTCCTTGCGGACGCCCTATTGCGGATGTATAGTGAGGACAAGAAAGGCACTGAACGTGCAGAAAGTGAGTTTGTGCCAGACTACAAGGAGGAAGACGGCATACGGGACGCATGTGCGCATAACCCATCAGTGACCCAGCCAGTAGTGACCGGAATGGCGGCCAAGGTGGCAAGCAAGAGCCAGACCACATTGGCAGGTGTCCGACAGAACCTGGAGCGCAAAAGAGTGGCCCCAGTTTGCTACAACCCGGAAATACCAGGAAGAGCAGGGCAAAGGACCATGGCACCATGTAACCAAGGAAATGAGTGCGTGAAAGAAAATTGGAACCCCAACATACGTGATGAGTTTGTTGGGGAACAAATTGCGGAGGAGGACCCAAGAGAAACCAAGCCCAACAAAAGATAA